The following coding sequences lie in one Sesamum indicum cultivar Zhongzhi No. 13 linkage group LG9, S_indicum_v1.0, whole genome shotgun sequence genomic window:
- the LOC105170791 gene encoding uncharacterized protein LOC105170791: MKGCKKHHLLQLLFLLNMSFPRSSVSGETPVSYCGGIRVKSQFLHQHPSNSSLLSHMIICKSDKLYYRTSIGLFKISHIDYDNKLLTVSHSSCSSASSFVSPHNLSAGFVGSSSPNSLVLFNCSNRSSKFSTVPCNVTQLSGCYDHKQELTKGLSPCLLVDDVGKLERSFHPRQLSCTHYSLVYRNKEILELGTRISFDIPDHVPNPCNECEKPDGNCGVGLRCVCHPQKCKDKVISAGAVLRPCHNIVFCLVLIVVVLGVFCQS; encoded by the exons ATGAAGGGCTGCAAGAAACACCATCTCCTTCAACTCCTATTCCTTCTCAACATGTCCTTTCCAAGATCATCAGTGTCCGGAGAAACCCCTGTAAGTTACTGTGGAGGCATTAGAGTAAAATCACAATTCTTGCATCAACATCCTTCAAATTCGTCCCTGTTGAGCCACATGATCATCTGCAAATCTGATAAGCTCTATTACAGAACATCCATTGGCCTGTTCAAGATTTCTCACATTGACTACGACAACAAACTCCTCACAGTTTCTCACAGTTCGTGTTCTTCTGCATCCAGCTTTGTCTCCCCTCATAATCTCTCAGCAGGATTCGTAGGTTCTTCATCGCCGAACTCATTAGTTCTCTTCAACTGCTCGAACCGAAGTTCAAAGTTTTCGACTGTCCCATGTAATGTAACTCAGTTAAGCGGCTGCTATGATCACAAGCAAGAACTGACAAAAGGGCTGTCTCCTTGTTTGCTCGTTGACGACGTAGGAAAACTCGAGAGAAGTTTTCATCCCAGACAGCTGAGCTGCACACATTACAGCCTAGTTTATAGAAATAAGGAAATTCTTGAGTTGGGAACAAGGATTTCGTTCGATATTCCTGATCATGTACCTAATCCTTGCAACGAGTGTGAGAAGCCTGATGGGAATTGTGGGGTTGGATTGAGATGCGTTTGCCATCCGCAAAAATGCA AGGATAAGGTGATTTCAGCCGGAGCAGTTTTGAGGCCGTGTCATAACATAGTTTTTTGTCTGGTTTTGATCGTTGTAGTACTGGGCGTGTTCTGTCAATCTTAA
- the LOC105170792 gene encoding stress-response A/B barrel domain-containing protein At5g22580: protein MAAEFKHLVLVKFKDDVVVEDVLKGMEKLVSEMDSVKSFVWGQDVESHEMLRQGFTHAFLMTFNSKDDFTAFARHPKHVEFSSTFSTAIEKAVLLDFPAVSFKPAA from the exons ATGGCTGCTGAATTCAAGCACTTGGTGCTGGTTAAGTTCAAGGATGATGTGGTGGTGGAAGATGTCTTGAAGGGAATGGAAAAGCTTGTCTCGGAAATGGACAGTGTCAAATCCTTTGTTTG GGGTCAAGACGTGGAAAGCCACGAAATGCTTAGGCAAGGATTCACGCACGCTTTCTTGATGACGTTCAACAGCAAGGACGACTTCACGGCGTTCGCCAGGCACCCTAAGCACGTCGAGTTTTCATCGACGTTTTCCACCGCGATCGAGAAGGCCGTTCTCCTTGATTTCCCGGCTGTCAGTTTCAAACCTGCGGCCTGA